From a region of the Candidatus Rhabdochlamydia porcellionis genome:
- a CDS encoding amino acid permease, which produces MTITTSSYLVSKGRLLSAAFLISGTCVGGGMLALPVETSQMGFFPSLLVMALTWVFMTISGLLLVEANLWMPEGAHIMTIASHLLGKIGKWFCVVLYLFMAYASLIAYNSGGAVILTRGIKTFFSTSMTYGSGCLLFGLLFGVLIYLGTKKISRINVLLMAGMILSYIGLVGFGFKEVSVHRLIQQQWASLGRAFPLLLATFSYQMIIPTLTPYLHRDPKSLRFAILLGTTIPFCAYAIWQWIVLGSVPLEGSDGLQEAFAKGQAATEALYAIVSNPYFITLAESFAFFALVTSYLGIALGLFDFLRDSLKLQQQISHKLYIGALVILPVIFFATAFSNAFVLSLEISGGFGDALLSGVIPALMVWIGRYHKNLTGNYRVAGGKGLLVAIFSCSMYILIVQWVKLIK; this is translated from the coding sequence ATGACTATAACTACATCTTCTTATCTTGTATCTAAAGGGCGCTTGCTGTCAGCTGCTTTTTTAATTTCTGGAACTTGTGTGGGCGGAGGGATGTTAGCTTTGCCTGTAGAAACCTCTCAAATGGGTTTTTTTCCTTCTTTGCTGGTTATGGCTTTGACTTGGGTTTTTATGACAATATCGGGGTTATTGCTTGTAGAGGCAAATCTTTGGATGCCAGAAGGTGCTCATATAATGACTATAGCCTCGCACTTACTAGGAAAAATAGGTAAATGGTTTTGTGTAGTTCTTTATTTATTCATGGCTTATGCCTCTTTAATTGCCTATAACAGCGGAGGAGCCGTCATTTTAACTAGGGGCATAAAGACTTTTTTTAGTACTAGTATGACTTATGGCTCTGGCTGTCTGTTGTTTGGGTTGCTGTTTGGAGTTTTGATTTATTTAGGTACTAAAAAAATTAGTAGAATAAATGTTTTGCTAATGGCTGGTATGATTCTATCTTACATAGGGTTAGTTGGTTTTGGGTTTAAAGAAGTGAGTGTGCATCGTTTGATCCAACAACAATGGGCTTCTTTAGGAAGAGCGTTTCCTCTACTTTTAGCCACTTTCAGTTATCAAATGATTATCCCTACACTCACTCCCTATTTGCATCGGGATCCTAAAAGTTTGCGCTTTGCGATCCTTTTGGGAACAACAATTCCTTTTTGTGCTTATGCTATTTGGCAATGGATTGTTCTTGGCAGTGTTCCTTTGGAAGGATCTGATGGGCTGCAAGAGGCTTTTGCTAAAGGCCAAGCAGCTACAGAAGCTCTCTATGCTATTGTTTCTAATCCCTATTTTATTACTCTAGCTGAAAGTTTTGCCTTCTTTGCTTTAGTTACTTCTTATTTAGGGATAGCTCTTGGGTTATTTGACTTTTTACGAGATAGTTTGAAACTACAACAACAGATCTCACATAAACTCTATATTGGGGCGCTGGTGATTCTTCCTGTAATCTTTTTTGCAACAGCTTTCTCCAATGCTTTTGTATTGTCTTTAGAGATTTCTGGAGGCTTTGGTGATGCGCTGCTTAGTGGAGTTATCCCTGCATTAATGGTTTGGATAGGTCGCTATCATAAGAATTTAACCGGTAATTATCGGGTAGCTGGAGGAAAAGGGTTGTTAGTAGCTATATTTTCGTGCTCTATGTATATCCTAATTGTTCAATGGGTTAAATTGATAAAGTAA
- a CDS encoding patatin-like phospholipase family protein — MMNSKREKILILVMQGGGTRGILQAKFLELLEKEMNTSTFELFDFFSGISIGGIHALMIAVNRSNASEIFNLYSKRTISKVFSKNSWFFLPMILSPKYKGKGKLSVLKDLFSDKTLSLAKKPVLVSAYDFIHAFSYFFSTFTQNPITLQTRVADIADATSAAPTYFPPTYSVPANTFFLDGGLIASNPAVSALIEAIKAGYAIENIKILSLGTGKDKSESIAFGKKSQKWGAVQWFTKGRLMEKIFDAPANASVHQSRILLKENFLHIPFELDTDSFPLDEVNQVALQKLVKISENQFLISRESVKKFLKWEEEPAKVDSLCKQEEQVKADSLCADPQ; from the coding sequence ATGATGAATAGTAAAAGAGAAAAAATACTCATTCTTGTTATGCAAGGAGGAGGAACAAGAGGAATTCTTCAGGCAAAGTTTCTCGAACTTCTAGAAAAAGAGATGAATACTTCGACTTTTGAGTTATTTGATTTTTTTAGTGGGATAAGTATTGGAGGCATTCATGCATTAATGATTGCTGTGAATAGGTCAAATGCATCAGAGATTTTCAATCTTTATAGTAAAAGGACTATATCAAAAGTTTTTTCGAAAAATTCCTGGTTTTTTCTTCCGATGATTTTATCTCCTAAATATAAAGGGAAGGGAAAGCTATCCGTGCTTAAGGATCTTTTTAGCGATAAAACGCTTTCTTTAGCGAAAAAACCAGTGCTTGTAAGTGCATATGACTTTATCCATGCTTTCTCTTATTTTTTCTCTACGTTTACCCAAAATCCCATAACCCTTCAAACCCGTGTAGCTGATATTGCTGATGCAACAAGCGCAGCACCTACTTACTTTCCACCAACGTATAGTGTGCCTGCGAATACTTTTTTTCTAGATGGAGGATTAATCGCTTCCAACCCCGCAGTTTCTGCCTTAATAGAGGCAATAAAAGCCGGTTATGCAATAGAAAACATCAAAATATTATCTTTAGGTACAGGTAAAGATAAAAGTGAGAGTATTGCATTCGGGAAAAAAAGTCAAAAGTGGGGAGCTGTACAATGGTTTACAAAAGGAAGGTTAATGGAAAAAATATTCGATGCACCTGCCAATGCATCTGTTCATCAATCTCGTATTTTGTTAAAAGAGAATTTTCTTCACATCCCATTTGAATTAGATACGGACTCTTTCCCTTTAGACGAGGTAAATCAAGTTGCTCTTCAAAAATTAGTTAAGATTTCTGAAAACCAATTTCTGATTTCCAGAGAGTCTGTGAAAAAATTCCTAAAATGGGAAGAAGAACCAGCAAAGGTTGATTCTTTATGCAAACAGGAAGAACAGGTAAAGGCTGATTCCTTGTGTGCGGATCCTCAATAA